The following proteins are encoded in a genomic region of Burkholderia gladioli:
- a CDS encoding ABC transporter permease, producing MYPTEPVSRSSAAPPSGDPQPAGGGATPPAAPIPDPPRRPRRPRAARMPLTAGGRVGLAMVASMLFIAVFAPLLAPHDVGTLVTQDVFAPFGGKLPLGSDYLGRDMLSRILYGTRLTVLLALAAVLLAAFTGTTLGLLATVSGRAIDETMSRLLDALTSIPSKMFALMFVAAFGSSLPLLVLTAAVSYMPGSYRIARALAVNISTLEFVQVARARGESALYIACVEMLPNMIHPMLADTGLRFTFVVLLLSGLSFLGLGVQPPYADLGSLVRENIASLGDGSAVAIMPALAIAVLTVGVNLLIDGLPHRGRRKGAAGAAGGH from the coding sequence ATGTACCCGACCGAACCCGTATCGCGCAGCAGCGCTGCGCCGCCGTCAGGCGATCCGCAGCCGGCCGGCGGCGGCGCGACGCCGCCGGCCGCCCCGATTCCCGATCCGCCGCGCCGGCCGCGCCGGCCGCGCGCGGCGCGCATGCCGCTGACCGCCGGAGGCCGCGTGGGGTTGGCGATGGTCGCCTCGATGCTGTTCATCGCCGTGTTCGCGCCGCTGCTCGCGCCGCACGACGTCGGCACGCTGGTCACGCAGGATGTGTTCGCGCCGTTCGGCGGCAAGCTGCCGCTCGGCTCGGATTACCTCGGCCGCGACATGCTGAGCCGGATCCTGTACGGCACCCGGCTGACCGTGCTGCTCGCGCTCGCGGCGGTGCTGCTCGCCGCGTTCACCGGCACCACGCTGGGCCTGCTCGCCACCGTGTCGGGCCGCGCGATCGACGAGACGATGAGCCGGCTGCTCGACGCGCTGACGTCGATTCCGTCGAAGATGTTCGCCCTGATGTTCGTCGCGGCGTTCGGCTCGTCGCTGCCCCTGCTGGTCCTCACCGCCGCGGTGAGCTACATGCCGGGGTCGTACCGGATCGCGCGCGCGCTGGCGGTGAACATCAGCACGCTCGAATTCGTGCAGGTGGCGCGGGCCCGCGGCGAGAGCGCGCTGTACATCGCCTGCGTCGAGATGCTGCCGAACATGATCCACCCGATGCTCGCCGATACCGGGCTGCGCTTCACCTTCGTGGTGCTGCTGCTCAGCGGGCTCAGCTTTCTCGGGCTGGGGGTGCAGCCGCCCTATGCCGATCTCGGCTCGCTGGTGCGCGAGAACATCGCGAGCCTCGGCGACGGGTCGGCCGTGGCCATCATGCCCGCGCTGGCGATCGCGGTGCTCACGGTGGGCGTGAACCTGTTGATCGACGGCCTGCCGCATCGCGGCCGCCGCAAGGGTGCCGCCGGCGCCGCGGGAGGACACTGA
- a CDS encoding ABC transporter permease, which produces MNRILLGLIGRRIAITAVTLLIVSGIIFTMTNLLPGDAAQAALGQSATPETVAALRLQFGLDMPAYLRYLHWLAGLLHGDFGRSLSGDMPVAEMIGSRLPKSLTLAAITTVVSVPAALLLGILAAVKRESIVDRLISLGTLSLVATPEFLIATLAVLVFAVKLRWLSALSYGGSIDSLHDFLRAYAMPVLTLCAVVIAQMARMTRAAVLEQLSASYVEMAVLKGASPARVVLRHALPNAVGPIANAIALSLSYLLGGVIVVETIFNYPGLASLMVDAVSNRDFPLIQACTLIFCIAYLTLVLLADLCSIVSNPRLRT; this is translated from the coding sequence ATGAATCGAATCCTGCTCGGGCTGATCGGCCGGCGCATCGCCATCACCGCGGTGACGCTCCTGATCGTGTCCGGGATCATCTTCACGATGACCAACCTGCTGCCCGGCGACGCCGCGCAGGCCGCGCTCGGCCAGTCGGCGACGCCCGAAACGGTTGCCGCGCTGCGCCTGCAGTTCGGCCTCGACATGCCGGCCTACCTGCGCTACCTGCACTGGCTCGCGGGCTTGCTGCACGGCGATTTCGGCCGTTCGCTGTCGGGCGACATGCCGGTGGCCGAGATGATCGGTTCGCGCCTGCCGAAATCGCTCACGCTGGCGGCCATCACCACGGTCGTGTCGGTACCGGCGGCACTGCTGCTGGGCATCCTCGCGGCGGTCAAGCGCGAATCGATCGTCGATCGCCTGATCAGCCTCGGCACGCTGTCCCTGGTCGCGACCCCCGAGTTCCTGATCGCGACGCTGGCGGTGCTGGTATTCGCCGTGAAGCTGCGCTGGTTGTCCGCGCTCTCGTACGGCGGCTCGATCGACAGCCTGCACGACTTCCTGCGCGCCTACGCGATGCCGGTGCTGACCCTGTGCGCGGTCGTGATCGCCCAGATGGCGCGGATGACGCGGGCCGCGGTGCTCGAGCAATTGAGCGCGTCCTATGTCGAGATGGCCGTGCTCAAGGGGGCCAGCCCCGCGCGCGTCGTGCTGCGCCATGCGCTGCCGAACGCGGTTGGGCCGATCGCCAACGCGATCGCGCTGAGCCTGTCCTATCTGCTCGGCGGCGTGATCGTGGTCGAGACGATCTTCAACTATCCGGGACTCGCCAGCCTGATGGTCGATGCCGTCAGCAATCGCGATTTCCCGCTGATCCAGGCCTGCACGCTGATCTTCTGCATCGCCTATCTGACGCTCGTGCTGCTCGCCGACCTCTGTTCGATCGTGTCCAACCCGAGATTGCGGACCTGA